Genomic window (Culex pipiens pallens isolate TS chromosome 3, TS_CPP_V2, whole genome shotgun sequence):
aatttatttctttttattctCTGTTATTCTCAGCAAACACGACAAATCTCTtgtattgtaattttttaaggttttgcgttttgttcgttttgaggCTGAAGTTTTTGTGGAtttctttttcatattttgtcctTGCAAggcttcataaaatttaaacagcATTCCATGTGATGAGCTATAAaagtattcaaaaattattaatagatttttggattttgtgaCTTCGGTTATGCATTTTTTCCCCAAAGAAATaagatttctttagattttcgcaatttattgcgcaatttttaatttgatttttttttaattggatgaaattttgtcctaGTATTTAGAAGAAGTAATTTGACATCATAGGAtttcccatacaagtctccatacaattttgcgggctggtACTTAATGGGTACGTCAATCTAAAGAAATTCTTTGCCTTGATAAAGGATATtctgattaataaaaaaatatttataaattttatttattttgatatcTCTTAAAATAAATATCTTTTATGACGATGGGATATCTTTTGTGGAATctaaaaaacatcttttgagccatgattcttttgaaaaaaaaaaatagatttctcaaaaacgttattaaaaaatgtggttgtaacaataaatttaatagctcaattaaattttgtaatcGAAATACACTCTACGGAATTCTTGATAAAGCGCACCGTTATGGAGTTCTAGTAAGTTTATggtcataatttttgaaaatttaaacatttttaattattttaaacttgatAAAAGAAAggaagaaaatttcctacaacttgCTCTCTGAGACTCTGAGAAAATCGGACAACTTGTTGCAGAGATTCAGACAGCCtcacaaaatatttgaattaatgaaaatgagtttttaagTAGTTACACCTAAGGTAGGTaggtataattttcaactgaaactcaaactttgtgaaattttctactcttttcaataattttgctgtctcaaagttttaaaatttgtagacctttgcaaaagttatgcttgatttttaaatcttgaaattgtttttttattagaaagataacaagacaatttcacaaaagtttcatttttcactgaaaatcaaaccaatagtttccgagatatcgtagGTTTAGCAGAAATTTGGCTTAACTTTCATACTTTTTTTCAGAGGAGTTTTTCTctcaagaagtatttttaaaatgcaaaaaaacgaaatgAAGTCGAAATATGTACCCAAAGGTGGCTATAAATTGAGAACGATACACCTTATCAAAGAAAATGTAAATTGATTCGCttgttgaaattattttttttacgacgttttcaaaaaaaactattatttaacAATTCTTTTCTTTgcaaccagattttgcaccattttcaaaaaagaattttattgagaattaaaaataaatcttatcttaggatttttttttaaattaaacaattcttataaatcaatttcaaatgaaaatgtaaaaaaatatacctttttctgtgtacgtttttattcgaaaagccctaattataacctacaactatgccgaagacacaaaattgcttcttaaaatacacaatttcaaacgtttacatacccattttgtatgaccagctcccaaaattgtatggtgacatgtgttgtaaaaaaaatcatttctgttGACAACGGAATGAAGTTttaccaaatttcaaaaatataaagaaaagtcgattagcaaaaatgaacaaaacctgttctaaaaataaatttttagatATTGGAAAAATCTTGTGAAATCCATTGTAAAAAGACGGTTGTTaatgcattttatatttaatcaagaatttttaatgttttacaaattttggcaaaagttttggaaattaacattttacaaaaaaaaagtcatggaaaaCATGTTATCTTTTATCTCAATTTAATAATATGTTTTATCGTAGAGTTCATGATTACGGTTTAACACTTTTTCTGAAACATCAGACTATTTTTTTCTATAGATAGGTTGAAGTATTGGAccaattaacaaaaatataataaaaatataagctttcaATTTTGTAACGGCAATGTACTGTTGATCCGACTTCCgacaaaaaacatttcaatatttcaaagtaaactttaaaaacactgagattttttagattattttattgaaataaagaaaaacaaacaccaCAACAaatccgcatttttttttcctagaaTACGTTATAAACAAATGATTAATAAGACTAACAAATAAGATTTTTCTCGTAAAATTCttattcatgtttttaaaaaaaattaaaaaatctaaaaatcttaaaaattcacAAACTGTCACTTAGTGCCAAGAGCACATATTTACTGATTTTATGAGGTAAAAGGCTAAAATCAAGCtcgaaaaagttacataaataaCTCTTTTGAATATGAAAATACTTTCAACCTCCGCTGTACCCCACCCCAACCACGTCCGATTGATCGAAAGGACTTGCCCGTCATCGGGGCCAGACCAGACGCAGACAGGGACACACACCGCGTCCATTATACGCTTCATTTGAAAGTTGATTCGAACCCAAAGATCTTAGACTCGTTGAACTGGTTTCGAGAagtggcaaaaaaaaagaactccgtCCAGACCGGGCGCGACTGCTGCCACCACTTGAGTCACCTGGAACAGGCCACCAGATAAGAATTCAAGTGGccttgcacctttttttttgctgccgcTGCCGCCACGTATTTGCTCTGCAACCAGCTGTTGGAAATAGTTTGTAAGATTTTGTTTTGCGTTCTGAACTATTTCAAGTGTGTTTGCCGTCGGAGAAGTGCTTTTTCTTGTGCGGGGTTGAAATCGGGAAGAAATCTTTTTGCGAGTTCTTCGCAGAGATTCCCCTGGAGGAGACCATTCTGATGGGTCTATTTATGCAAAATCACTTTCCGATCTTCGCTGCGCTCTGTTCTCCGGGGTGGATTCGATGCAAAAAAgtaaagtagaaaaaaaactaatctgTTGGAGCTGCCTCGGAACAAAGAAACCAGTTCCAGGCTTTGTCTGGCTGGTTGGACGTTGCAACTTTCAGACCTCCCCGAGCTTGATTGCACAGTTCAAGCGGGATGATACGAAAAACTCTACGAAGGCTTGGAACTGTGCTTTGCATTTGAGATGGAATTTTCCGCGAAAGACACTTTCTTGCGTTTTCTGTGTTTATATGGACTCTTGAGCGAGAAGATAAGCTAATTCTATTTGCAGCTCATAACACGGAATAACAAATGCAGAAACAGCATAATGCATATATTACGatgaatttaattgaatttaaataaaatgttacaTGTCAGGGGTGCTCATCGTTTCAACTGGCTGGCCAAACGTTAAGCTTACAAAAGCTTGCGAAAAAATAGtaagatttgtttttattttataacaaaTCTGCAACACTtctatttgaacattttggtaAGGTGTTGTTTGTGTAAATAGGAAATTTCCGCaataatattttcacaattaaaaatttcaaatttgaattccaCGTGGTTTACGCACGATAtcttacccaaaaaaaaaagatttaaaaaaacacgaaacaaCAGAATTGAAATTGATAGTTGATAAAAGCTTGCTggataaatttccaaaattgatcaaaaaaaaaatcaaaaatcaaatcaaattattcgctctacagctttgccttggcgttctcgattgcgagattcctactcgaaactaggtgtccgaaggcttgattgttgaggcaattgcaaacctctttttacaccttagcttccatccatcccgggattcaaactgacgacctttggattgtgagtccaactgcctaccagcgactccaccaggacaggacccagggagacgacctctacacctggactgagctaacgacctaaccttttttttttaggttagtccggggccaacatttacttcccgtccgacggaaggcgtgatcagacaaatctcgtctcaaaatttgccaccgggaccttctgggatcgaacccaggccgactgggtgagaggcaatcacgcttacccctacaccacggtcccggtaaTCCAAAATTGATCAATTCCCcactaaaatcaaaaattgattttatttatattttttgatttaagtaaaactttgtggggtccttccctatgaccagagaatccattttgtgtcatttgttGACCAAAACAAGGCTCCATACAGTAGAAAGCCTAGAGAATAGCTCtaccaaaatttcaatggaagaaTAAACCTCTTGCGGGTGAACCACCACGAAattgtgttcatttgttcattgaaacagttcatctcATTGGGTGGCTTATATTGCCAAATGACCATATCATATTCATCGAACTTTGGTTGCCGATACGGCAAAGGCGCTGTTCGATATgtcaaaggtcttgggttcgagtctcgatatcggcactgttttggttgatgaaCTGTTTTGATAATGAACTCATGAGAATAACCGGGTTCGCAACGactgattatttttaatctttctggttttggcgagcagtcttgtcgaaaaagaaaaacagattttctctACTTCACCGACGTTTCGGCCTTTATTTTGAGGCCTTCTTCAGGGGGTTTATAGTTGTCTGTTTCTTGTCAAAAAGTGTTAGTCCTATTGTTAAACTGTCCTTTACGTTTGCTgcactaaaacatttttgacaagAAACAGACAACTATAAACCCCCTGAAGAAGGCCTCAAAATAAAGGCCGAAACGTCGGTGAAGTagagaaaatctgtttttctttttcgacaagACTGCTCGCCAAAACGAGAAACATGAGAATAACGCTCTCGTCAatctcgggatttatcctctgtgTCCGTTCACAGTACCTTTATACTACCCGATCGTGTTCTTTATTCTGGCATTACCCAACTGTGggtgtacgtaaatattcaaaatctgtaacttttgaaagaattttctgatcgattttggtgtcttgggaaaaGCTGTAGGTATTTATGAGGACTAAAAAAATAtgccaattttgaaattattaattttttttcaaactaatcgaattttctaaaatttgtttgttttaatttttcatttttttatgttttaggggacaaaagaACTGCAAATATCAAGCCATAGAAAAGTATggacaacatttttgtaatgattttttttaatgtgatgttttgaaaaaaaaaatactttcggttttatgtgtaaatttgaatttgcgatcgaaaagtactttgcagatgttttgataaagtgacccgttttcaagataaagccatttaaagtttaattttaactgaagaATTTCCGATTTTCGGTTATTtaaagtgtccatgattgtccattcctggaaaaaacaatgtgttcgaaaagttcagaaaaattCCAACCAATTTGTCTAAGAGACACTGAAGGTTGGTCCTCTGGTTgttgaaatacagcgaataaaagaaaaacaaacaagaattgAAGCTTTTTATGTTTATCCAAAGCTTTCCACATTTTCTAACGCTAATATCTCAGTTACTATGGTCTAATtttaagtgctgaaaaattaaacttttgttaaaaaaacacagctttccaaaaaaattatagCTTGGTGGCAACATTTTTGtgcatacttctctatggctgagaagttgcggtttttgtcgtcaaaaacatttttttaaattaaagttaagaaaaatattcaattcacatttattgaaaatcatgttcgtttccaaggatactagatggcaccagaaaaaaagctgcttctattttttttaactttaattttttaagggttaatggatgaaaataaacatttttgtaaatttttctattgtgaaattgtctcaggaacacgaatatgatgaaattatcaccggaaaatttgatctaagggtcCCCGggcaaaaatgtacaaccaaaaaattcagtaaaagtaaaagtgtctatttaatatgttaaactgccttacccaaagcgtacCCAGTCTCAGATGCTaaccagatgtcccctacaagctgcaggtcgaaccgagttgatatctggatggaacactttataattatgctattttttcactaaaatgccaataactccctttagattaaaccaattgggatgcttctccctacattttgttgcattttttaagccctttcagatgcattttaaattttgaaattcaattgaattttgcctaagttatagactttttaagatttttgacgtttttgaacctttaaactttgtgtcccgatttgcaccacttcccgttgatctaaagtgctcatattttggccagatgctagttttatatgtacaaacaatccctgaacgaatggtgaggtccaaacgacgttccatacaaaggggtatgccctgttcgtggactcgctctttaaaaaaatcaaacatacggattttgggaaattgtttttttgtgaaaaaagttaatttgaaaatcggcaaatatttttccgtgtacctattttttctgccGAAGACCCCAAATTGATCAGtgaattccttcaaaatttacagaaagtggcttctttggtcataggcttagttattttttcaaaacatcaaatttcacgcaaatttcgtggaacgtgaaaaatgttaaaataactctgctAATCTTGAGTTTTCATCACAGAACTACTTTTTAAGCtaatatattattcttcaatcaactaaaaaaaaacttcactaaatttgaacgtgacacaaaacaAAGTCTCCTAATTCTCAAAAAGTTtccacctggtttatggatgagctctttatattttttgaaacaaaatgtgggGTATGCGTTTTCTCATTTACTGGactcctttttttaaatattcgactACTAAAGCTTAGGCTGATTTGCTTCTGTCTTATCATTagacattttattaaatttcatatcaaagcacgATTAAACAATCTTGTTCAGCCAAAATgagttaaaattatttgaacttTCTGCGACAGTTAGcccattaaaaataattttacaagttttcatctcacttatcaaaaactaaatttaaaatcaaaagccAAAAATAATATAAGTTGTCACGAAACcgaattttttaattcagaaaacaaaaaaaaagtattttttactttcacgggaatcatcatcaataatcaaatattgttaaaattaatCAGGACTCAGAAAAACATCTGAAATCTTTTTAGAAGGTAATTTTAAAGATAagaaatactcttcattttattttaaataaaacaaagctggattattttgatttctattgaaacaatacctttcaaataaaataacagCAAAATGTGTATTACAACGAACGAAAATATTACtcaatttagttagtttctaaaaaactgaacaattctTCGAATGattcatatcaagcttttcaaatgaaaactaataaatttttcttaaatagtctttatggagagatatttttttattttgttattaaaaaaaatgatttgaaaaaatagataaatttcacgaagttTAAGTCGTACAtgtaatcgtcaaaaatcactaaccctatattaaACCAGGGAATTCATTTGCTTAACTTCACTGTAAGATTTATTTTcattcctttttgagtttgataaattattttgagaaatatcgttacagtttcacacaaacatacgattccacgggatttcgcggaaaaagccaaatttcacggatttcacgctgtccgcgaaatagtgaaatttcactaaccctagtcatAGGGAAGTTCGAgacaaataaaaatggtcgaaatcaatCGACttcatagagaattgctcaactcaAAAAGTTTAGGTTGCATCAACCGCCTTAAAAGTAAATTCCATACAACAAAGTAGCTAAACCGTCATAAAAATCGTTGGCGATGTCAGATTAGCTATCATCAGAATAGCGAGGTTTGGCAAGCTTGTTCTCGGGGGATTGGTTGACTTGAACTCCTCTCAAGCAGCGCCCCCTCCCCACAAATGCATCGTTTTCCATCACTTTTCTGCGACCTTGACGTTTGGCAGCTTTGCCACaacaacagaagaaaaaaatccagcTTCGACCGCTTAAGATAGGCGAGCCGGGCCAagatttgcattttaaatgagCCGTGCACAATTGTCTTCCATTTCCATTTGACGTCGTGGCTGTCGTGAAGCTCCTTCGTTAGGAACGGTACAAGAGAAGTGGGGTGGGGTCTGGTACAGTTGCCggcaaacacagaaaaaaacatgcCCCAAGAACACCCAACCGCCAAAGAGGGTGTGTTTTCTCTTTCCTTAGACCCTGGGTAGACAACGGTGGCGGTGTGGAGTTCCATTCAATCGGTAAAAGTAAATACCTTCAAGAACTCTGTTGCTTCTGCGGCTGGCACCGCAAGCGGTATGCAATTGGCATGAAGTGGCAGCTTTATTAGGGTTGGCTAATCCACGACAGGTTTTCTGCTGCAAGAACCTTTTTaggaagattgaaaacaatgcaaTGGCGCCTTAGTACCGTAACATATAgctgttttgataaattttgatgttgACCACATTTTGATCATAAGGATAGGATTTGTGGccatttatcaaaacaaaaatcgttCACAATTCTTTCACAAATCCAAagaaacatttaataaaaaggAGTGTAGTCGACCCTTTTCCACCATAAATCATAACACCATTTGCTAGAAGTTCTATACACAGTACATCACCCAAGAATTCTTCTCCCAAATGGTACCAACGTCGAGACACATCCCTTGCGGGCCCTGCACATCGATCGTGACGAGCTGTTTCTGTGGCTTGCACTTTGCAAATTGGCCACGTGTTGCATCGATCGACAAATATCATTCGTCAACCTTCGGatacccagcagcagcagcaattctCGCAGAAATCGTGTTGCCGCCAAATGTCAAATCCATTTCGGAATTGAAGACCTTAgcgaattactttcaagttggTGCGGCGTTCGAAGTGGCGATGGCGACGTCGTAGGCCATAATCTCCAACAGATCAGTTGAAGCTGAAGCTGTGTCCAGGCCATCTAGTTGGGCCAACGTTGGCGTGGGTGTTGATTTCTGCACCATATGGTCAGCGGCGACGACGTGACTCAGAAGAAATTTGCTGTAGATGGCGCGACGTCGGTCGGTCGTGCGGTGCTATttgcattttcaataaattacaatttatttttatacgaGTGTCCGCTCGATGTACGGAGAACCTTTTCCTTAAGTGGTTCGGGATGGATGGCCGACGATATGGTTATTGTGGCAAATTGATGGCGATATCGGCGGTGTAGATAGTCATAGTGGACGGGCTGAGTTGCATCTTGGGGAGAAACGTGCAACGCAGATGTATTGTAAATGATTCGAATAGTTTAAAAAGATgttgccaatattttttacagttttatttcttttttaggAATGATTTTGTTAAGCTGATTTAGCCCATTTTTGTAAGTTCTTACAACTTAATAGTCagaatgaaaaatcataacGTCGATTGTTGAGTTGCCTTGGCCATTTAAACCGTGTATATATTTTCACGGAAATTTTGCAGaacataaaaattgttgaaatgacctcgaaaaattttgtaattacaGATTGAGCTTTTGCAGGAGCGCGTGACAACCAGATGGCGCAGCGTGCTAAATGAggatgtttacattttttgctgtCAACACCAAGTCACTTTTGAAGCATAGAAAGTGTTTTGATTATTCTTAGTAACTAAAAGGATTTAACTTGtcttaaattatataaaatttgaaggaaaaattttttgctgcAGAATGGTATACGATTTGGATGACTGGGTTCAATTTAAAGGCacttattttgtgttttttcccaGAGTTCAACCGCCCCCATGACGATCTGCATTGTACCCGGTTGTGGCAATAGTAGCCAATCTGGATGGAACTTTTTCAGCGTTCCGATGACTAAATCGACCGTTTTTAAGAAGTGGACCAACTTTATGAACTTATCCGGTAACAGGACGGAGCGAATTTGCAGCTCGCATTTTGAAGAAAGTGACTTCAAAACCCGTAAGTATTTCAGAATCGTTAACGAATGTCTAGGTAATGTATGATGGTATTATTGCAGACTCGCGAATAATGCTTCGTCATAATGCAGTCCCAACTCTGAGAATTCCGGATATTGAGCCGTTTTATAGCACAACCGGCTCGTGCTGTGTATGGGGCTGCAAAACTAAACAATCCGGTTTGCTGACACCGTTTCCGTCTAATCCTCATTACCGTATCCGCTGGATGGACGTTTTGAACATGCCGAAAGAAACCACGACGACTTGGATGCGGGTTtgtcaaaaacattttaagtCTAAAGACTTTGTAACTGGTacgttgatttttaagtttagtagtAATTAAACTCattatgttgttgttgtagttAATTCGGTTTACTTGAAACCGTCCGCAATACCAAGCAAGCGGGTCAAACGAGTCGCTCAGAATCCACGTAAACTCAATCGTTCAACAGAAGTGCAAGCGTCTGGTTCAGCTCAAGCAGAGTCAAAGCCGAAGAGTCACCGCATTTGCAGTGTCTTCAACTGCACGTCACGATCTGGTAACGGAATCTTTTTGCACAGTTTCCCACCTAAATCCGACGATCGTTACGTAATTTGGATACACAATTTGAGACAAGGAAAAAGGCCTTCATCCAATTACAAAGTGTGCAACAAGCACTTTACTCCTTCGGATTACACGAAaggtttgtaattttttgtttagttttttagatccgaatctaaaaaaaaacttttttaggtgGCAAGCGTCTTCTCAACTCGGCAATCCCGTCAGTCAACTTGCCTAATGGAACCAACGGCGAGCATAGTGACAACCCGTATGAAAAGCCGCGGAAATCTTACCGTGTACCGAAGCCCATCTTCAATTCACCCCCCGTTGATTCGTCCCTGCagtcacaaacacacaacaataTATCTGATCGGTTTGAACAAGATCAGTTACCCATCAACGATACATCCGACCAGTTCGAGCAAGATCTACCTGCACAGGGAGGTCAAAATGAACAAGAATCGAACCACGTTAGTGCCACCGGAAGTGCGACTGTTTCCGTTGCATTGTGCGAGGTTGAGCCAAAGGCAAAACCACGTGTTGCGAATTATTTTTCGGACCTTCTTATTAATGATCATGCAGTGAACGTTTGGACCGGCGTGGAGACCCTTGAGCTTCTCGAGCAAATTTGTATAAATACGAAACATCTCGAAGACGCTGTATACTCGAGCAATCATTCCATGCACTGTGCTGATCGTGTGATCTTAGTTTTATGcaaactaaaacaaaatttgtcgtTTTCTGCGCTGGCAGTACTTTTTAGAGTGCACGTATCGACCGTTTCTCGGTATTTTGCCTTTACCTCTCACGTGCTGGCAGAGCTTATGTCAAAATTCGTAGAATTTACTTCAAAAGAGGAGATCTTGCAAAATATCCCGTTATGCTTCCGTGGTCGTTTTTCAAATGTAACGTTAGTTCTAGATTGCACCGAGGTTCCGTTATGCACAATGCACTGTTTGAATTGCAGAATATCTACTTATTCGCAGTACAAGTCTAGGCACACTGCTAAATTTTTAGTTGGTGTAACCCCAGCTGGTCTTATCTCGTTTTGTGGTAGAGCTTACAGCGGAAAGTCGTCGGATAAGTTTATATTTAACGAAGAAAACGTTATCAACCTCCTCACCCCTCACATAGATGAGATTATGTGTGATAAAGGCTTCAGCATAGATAATGAGCTGTCTGTTAGAGGTATCACATTGCACATTCCACCGTTTTTGCGAGCTCCCAAACTCACCCCGTCGGAAGCGGAAATAAATGAAGCAATTGCTAAGGCGCGCATCCACGTGGAACGCATAATGGCTCgactcaaaaattttaacatattatgtGATACTATCGAGCACTGCATTGTTGGACATCTAGATGATGTCATGACTATTGTTTGCGCACTAGTTAATTTGAGTAAGCCAATTCTAAAGGATGATAAATTTTAACTGCAGACTGCTATACTAGAAAAAGGTTCATAAGCTGTAGGTTATATTATGCATAAGATGACTGTTGTTAAATAAAAGTGTTGAGCACAATTTTGGCCATCAGATCATTTTCTTCCTAACTCACAAacccggtagctgttctgtccCAAACCATaaatcgtgcttgccatttcattagggcacataacttttttaggctagagtgtgtccctttcacaccttatgtaaactgtcatttgagtgaaagggatacactattgtttacaaaagttatgtgcccttttgaaatgttagactcCAAATATCACTTGGCGCAGACAAGTCACGTTGGTTTGGAACTCATCAACTCCTTCCTCAGCATCTTAGCTTGATCTTCGACAGTACACACAGAAAAATATTaccgtaatgacaaaagtaacttatttttgatttaaaaagttgctaaaattag
Coding sequences:
- the LOC120422252 gene encoding uncharacterized protein LOC120422252 isoform X1, which translates into the protein MTICIVPGCGNSSQSGWNFFSVPMTKSTVFKKWTNFMNLSGNRTERICSSHFEESDFKTHSRIMLRHNAVPTLRIPDIEPFYSTTGSCCVWGCKTKQSGLLTPFPSNPHYRIRWMDVLNMPKETTTTWMRVCQKHFKSKDFVTVNSVYLKPSAIPSKRVKRVAQNPRKLNRSTEVQASGSAQAESKPKSHRICSVFNCTSRSGNGIFLHSFPPKSDDRYVIWIHNLRQGKRPSSNYKVCNKHFTPSDYTKGGKRLLNSAIPSVNLPNGTNGEHSDNPYEKPRKSYRVPKPIFNSPPVDSSLQSQTHNNISDRFEQDQLPINDTSDQFEQDLPAQGGQNEQESNHVSATGSATVSVALCEVEPKAKPRVANYFSDLLINDHAVNVWTGVETLELLEQICINTKHLEDAVYSSNHSMHCADRVILVLCKLKQNLSFSALAVLFRVHVSTVSRYFAFTSHVLAELMSKFVEFTSKEEILQNIPLCFRGRFSNVTLVLDCTEVPLCTMHCLNCRISTYSQYKSRHTAKFLVGVTPAGLISFCGRAYSGKSSDKFIFNEENVINLLTPHIDEIMCDKGFSIDNELSVRGITLHIPPFLRAPKLTPSEAEINEAIAKARIHVERIMARLKNFNILCDTIEHCIVGHLDDVMTIVCALVNLSKPILKDDKF
- the LOC120422252 gene encoding uncharacterized protein LOC120422252 isoform X2, giving the protein MTICIVPGCGNSSQSGWNFFSVPMTKSTVFKKWTNFMNLSGNRTERICSSHFEESDFKTHSRIMLRHNAVPTLRIPDIEPFYSTTGSCCVWGCKTKQSGLLTPFPSNPHYRIRWMDVLNMPKETTTTWMRVCQKHFKSKDFVTVNSVYLKPSAIPSKRVKRVAQNPRKLNRSTEVQASGSAQAESKPKSHRICSVFNCTSRSGNGIFLHSFPPKSDDRYVIWIHNLRQGKRPSSNYKVCNKHFTPSDYTKGL